From a single Capsicum annuum cultivar UCD-10X-F1 chromosome 12, UCD10Xv1.1, whole genome shotgun sequence genomic region:
- the LOC107850991 gene encoding eEF1A lysine and N-terminal methyltransferase — MALDPTVFKKIIPSRYISFTIPNPLLDLHYFNASQLRIAVLDSPIPSKLPQIAAMLVPINRESDWYFSTEQGHRQLLVNFPQLSRLVLIGNSPNSMNPISYNWVNRVMDSSVVEDKLMPLLIELMPIEAFRRTGGGGLGEIPFLRYEDEVVRSVVLDICVGDFVGEMLIENVEMELEDSGGREYRRRLRFKRMPNLVQTQIKIQPKKVDFVNMEEVEFEIVDDGVLVHPYLTPMVAGLSVIESFLNAKIVSGINPKALCLGVGGGALLGFLRSQLGFQVLGIEVDDVVLQVARRFFGLKDSNSMHLCVGDALEMIGKFATQVDSDGFRGYLLENGERFDDFDGKFDVIMADLDSSDAYVGMSAPPLAFVQKSALLATRTLLNKNGVVIINVIPSDQSSYKLVIAEIQEVFAELYEIDVGNGDNFVLIASASEIRPDSSGHQSKFLQKLKQVSGSYVDSIRII, encoded by the coding sequence ATGGCATTGGATCCAACTGTCTTCAAAAAAATCATCCCGTCCCGCTACATTTCCTTCACAATTCCAAATCCTTTGCTTGATCTCCATTACTTCAATGCTTCTCAACTCCGTATTGCCGTTCTTGATTCTCCTATTCCTTCAAAACTCCCCCAAATTGCAGCAATGTTGGTTCCCATTAACCGCGAATCCGATTGGTATTTTTCTACCGAACAAGGTCATCGTCAACTCCTTGTTAATTTTCCTCAGCTCTCTCGTCTTGTGCTTATTGGGAATTCACCGAATTCGATGAACCCCATTTCGTATAATTGGGTGAATAGGGTGATGGATTCGTCTGTTGTTGAAGACAAGTTGATGCCGCTGTTGATTGAGTTGATGCCCATTGAGGCATTTCGTCGAACAGGTGGTGGCGGGTTGGGTGAAATTCCATTTTTGAGGTATGAAGATGAGGTGGTAAGGAGTGTGGTGTTGGATATATGTGTTGGGGATTTTGTTGGAGAAATGTTGATAGAAAATGTGGAGATGGAATTGGAGGATTCGGGTGGTAGAGAGTATAGGAGGCGATTGAGGTTCAAGAGAATGCCGAATTTGGTACAGACACAGATAAAGATTCAACCCAAGAAAGTCGATTTTGTTAACATGGAGGAAGTTGAATTTGAGATTGTTGATGATGGGGTTTTAGTTCATCCATATTTGACTCCAATGGTGGCAGGTCTATCAGTAATCGAGTCATTCTTGAACGCGAAAATAGTAAGTGGTATAAACCCGAAAGCTTTGTGTTTGGGTGTTGGAGGAGGGGCACTTCTTGGTTTTTTGAGGTCTCAATTAGGATTTCAAGTCTTGGGTATTGAGGTTGATGATGTTGTTTTGCAAGTTGCAAGGAGGTTTTTCGGGTTGAAAGACAGTAATTCCATGCATTTGTGTGTTGGAGATGCATTAGAAATGATTGGGAAGTTCGCGACTCAAGTAGACAGTGATGGTTTTCGTGGTTATCTTCTGGAGAATGGCGAGcgttttgatgattttgatggtAAATTTGATGTGATCATGGCTGATTTAGACTCGAGCGATGCTTATGTAGGTATGAGTGCTCCTCCTTTAGCATTTGTGCAGAAATCCGCGTTGTTGGCCACAAGAACCTTGCTTAACAAAAATGGTGTTGTTATCATAAATGTGATTCCTTCAGATCAGTCATCTTACAAGCTAGTAATTGCTGAAATTCAAGAAGTTTTCGCCGAGTTGTATGAGATAGATGTCGGGAATGGAGATAACTTTGTTCTTATTGCCTCCGCTTCAGAAATTCGACCTGATTCGAGTGGCCATCAAAGTAAATTTCTACAGAAGTTGAAACAAGTTTCAGGATCTTATGTGGACTCTATAAGAATAATATGA